The Glycine max cultivar Williams 82 chromosome 12, Glycine_max_v4.0, whole genome shotgun sequence genome window below encodes:
- the LOC100794292 gene encoding U11/U12 small nuclear ribonucleoprotein 59 kDa protein, whose protein sequence is MNPLPFQSAPPPPPPWFPILPSEPPNSTSFWDNRNVCDRLRELQHTLHLAKSMQKELEMLKMIKDGKGSLEDVKDASNEPCLSGFVKCLEDRGVGIESQESLAVEAANSLMSRLRAQLEPFRYVADEASPWEEKSAVARLANKVNKSKRNKLWRKKKRKRVVEMLAKEHEQFEQIDREADEWIAREHAKEIANSKVLKMKEIAKSKAKEEKKKVEAEIELLLVVEKLQELRSIRIQKLKKQGHFLPEEDDKFLEKVQAAVEEEEREALAAVETDAAKDAIATAEESRKAIQNQGKLSKGSNYDSEVKERKELTVQSVTEEGSGAVDEKKSSKIGQISGGAYDPLANLPIEFYHYYHGSNNDMGTLIEVRRGWDAYIRPGGSRIPGHWVQPPPPANEIWASYLVRPK, encoded by the exons ATGAATCCGCTTCCTTTTCAATCTGCACCGCCGCCCCCTCCTCCATGGTTTCCGATATTACCCTCCGAACCACCAAATTCAACCTCCTTTTGGGACAACAGAAATGTCTGCGATCGCCTCAGAGAATTGCAACACACTCTCCATCTCGCAAAGTCAAT GCAGAAGGAGTTAGAGATGTTGAAGATGATAAAAGATGGTAAAGGGTCTTTAGAAGATGTAAAAGATGCTTCAAACGAACCTTGTCTTTCTGGTTTTGTAAAATGTTTAGAAGACAGAGGAGTTGGTATAGAATCCCAAGAATCATTGGCTGTGGAAGCTGCAAATTCTTTGATGTCAAGGCTAAGAGCTCAGCTGGAGCCATTCCGGTATGTCGCAGATGAAGCGAGTCCGTGGGAGGAGAAATCTGCTGTGGCTAGGCTTGCAAATAAAGTGAATAAGTCTAAGCGGAATAAATTgtggaggaagaaaaagaggaagCGCGTTGTGGAGATGCTGGCGAAG GAGCACGAGCAATTTGAACAAATTGACCGTGAAGCTGATGAATGGATAGCTAGGGAGCACGCCAAGGAAATTGCTAACAGCAAG GTACTGAAGATGAAAGAAATTGCGAAGTCTAAagccaaagaagagaagaagaaagtagAGGCTGAG ATTGAGCTGCTCTTGGTAGTAGAGAAGCTTCAAGAGTTACGCTCCATAAGAATACAAAAGTTGAAAAAACAAG GCCATTTTCTCCCAGAGGAGGATGACAAGTTTCTTGAGAAAGTTCAAGCtgctgtggaagaagaggagcGTGAAGCTTTGGCTGCAGTTGAAACAGATGCTGCTAAAGATGCAATTGCAACTGCTGAGGAATCCAGGAAAGCTATTCAGAATCAAGGGAAATTGTCAAAAGGAAGCAATTATGATAGTGAAGTAAAGGAGAGAAAAGAGCTAACAGTTCAAAGTGTGACTGAAGAGGGATCTGGTGCAGTTGACGAGAAGAAATCTAGTAAAATAGGACAGATCAGTGGAGGAGCGTATGATCCTTTGGCAAACTTACCCATTGAGTTCTATCATTATTATCACGGAAGCAACAATGATATGGGCACACTTATTGAG GTTAGAAGAGGATGGGATGCCTATATCAGACCAGGAGGAAG CCGCATACCAGGGCATTGGGTTCAGCCTCCTCCTCCAGCTAATGAGATATGGGCATCTTACTTGGTGAGACCTAAatga
- the LOC106795369 gene encoding uncharacterized protein, with product MAYELLKMAIPKGTTIGLASIIVIIALILHQTVAQAVSPNGSVANNVSKPIKPDNTVRVDPLDHLKKYRGGFDITNKHYWSEYMDMQLGCFGFYVEWVASVLVYVGSSKFHYQARTSVNVIIKIADDASEIIHNVTRALEDIQENLVDSGISAEVSENLNSTAKKMDNAVDNIVKKTRKNKRTVNRAFKFVFIITIVIISLNLVAVPILSVLCNFEENPYNNSLTSILPCDELRSAKAILPEVGAGISFLITKVNSNLGPMFPNNVDLCNPFSAPPKYLYQPEFCPPNSIQIGDIPKVLKPYTCFGDSDENCGSDHLMNGGEYKVVEAYTSSTQNLLNMYPGMENLIGCKLVKDAFSQILFKHCKALNNFARMAWVAMVFLAVMMVFYVVLSTIKACQDHSSYHPSDDSV from the exons ATGGCATATGAATT GTTAAAGATGGCCATCCCCAAAGGCACCACTATTGGCTTAGCATCTATTATTGTGATTATAGCATTAATTCTCCACCAAACCGTGGCACAAGCTGTGTCTCCCAATGGTTCCGTTGCAA ATAATGTATCAAAACCCATTAAGCCGGACAATACTGTTAGAGTAGATCCATtagatcatttaaaaaaatacagagGAGGATTTGACATCACCAATAAGCATTATTGGAGT GAATATATGGATATGCAATTGGGGTGCTTTGGCTTTTATGTGGAATG gGTTGCCAGTGTGTTAGTTTATGTTGGGAGTTCAAAATTCCATTATCAAGCAAGGACTTCAGTTAATGTTATAATCAAGATAGCAGATGATGCATCAGAAATCATACACAATGTAACAAGAGCATTAGAAGACATCCAAGAAAACTTGGTGGATTCCGGTATTAGTGCTGAGGTTTCTGAAAATCTTAACTCCACGGCTAAGAAAATGGATAATGCTGTTGATAATATCGTAAAGAAAACTAGGAAAAATAAGCGCACTGTTAACAGGGCTTTCAAATTTGT GTTTATAATAACCATTGTGATCATAAGCTTGAATTTAGTTGCAGTACCAATTTTGTCAG TTCTTTGCAACTTCGAAGAAAATCCATATAATAACAGCCTAACCTCCATCCTCCCTTGTGACGAATTGCGCTCAGCGAAAGCAATTCTCCCTGAAGTTGGTGCAGGGATCTCCTTCCTCATCACTAAG GTGAATTCAAACTTGGGGCCAATGTTTCCAAATAATGTTGATCTGTGCAACCCTTTCTCAGCACCACCTAAATATTTATATCAGCCAGAGTTTTGCCCACCTAATAGTATTCAAATAGGGGATATCCCCAAG GTATTGAAGCCTTATACCTGTTTTGGTGATAGTGATGAAAATTGTGGCAGTGATCATTTAATGAATGGAGGTGAATATAAGGTAGTTGAGGCTTACACAAGTTCAACTCAGAACTTATTGAATATGTACCCTGGTATGGAAAACTTGATAGGATGCAAGTTGGTAAAAGATGCATTCtctcaaatccttttcaaacaCTGCAAGGCTTTGAACAATTTTGCTCGAATGGCATGGGTAGCTATGGTGTTTCTTGCAGTCATGATGGTGTTTTATGTTGTGCTAAGCACAATAAAGGCTTGTCAAGACCATAGTAGTTATCATCCTTCAGATGATTCTGTGTAA
- the LOC100795518 gene encoding uncharacterized protein — MANSSGNHEEEQTTHVASSFNGNLAPDASPTALAMKHNPGIALDWTLQEQTILEEGLSLFASEPNLTRYAKIAQNLNNKTVRDVALRVRWMNKKENCKRRKDDFPRKSKDKKVSDPAVRSSHYTAQPNVSPYAPAMTMMDNDDGISHIAIGGPTGELLEQNAQALNKISTNLAALQLQGNINLFSQTRDNIIKILNDMNDMQEAMKQMPPLPFKINETIFNSILSKTNQHMQ, encoded by the exons ATGGCTAACTCTTCTGGGAATCACGAAGAAGAGCAGACAACCCATGTTGCGTCGTCGTTTAACGGGAATTTGGCACCCGACGCTTCGCCCACCGCGCTCGCCATGAAGCACAACCCCGGCATAGCCCTCGATTGGACTCTCCAAGAGCAAACTATTCTCGAAGAAGGACTCTCtct GTTTGCATCTGAACCTAACCTCACACGCTACGCAAAGATAGCACAAAATCTAAATAACAAGACAGTCCGGGATGTAGCACTGAGAGTCAGGTGGATGAAT aaaaaagaaaattgcaaGAGAAGGAAGGATGATTTTCCAaggaaaagtaaagataaaaag GTTTCGGATCCTGCAGTGAGATCATCTCACTATACTgctcaacccaatgtttccccATATGCTCCTGCTATGACTATGATGGACAATGATGATGGCATCTCTCACATAG CTATTGGAGGCCCCACAGGTGAGCTCTTAGAGCAAAATGCACAGGCCTTGAATAAAATCTCTACCAATCTTGCTGCTCTTCAG TTACAGGGTAACATCAATCTTTTCAGCCAAACGAGAGACAACATCATCAAAATTTTGAATGA caTGAATGACATGCAAGAGGCAATGAAGCAAATGCCACCTCTTCCTTTTAAGATCAATGAAACGATATTCAACTCCATACTTTCCAAAACAAATCAACATATGCAATAA
- the LOC100527829 gene encoding RNA-binding protein 48, whose protein sequence is MPRYKDESPAVRVYTVCDESRYLIVRNVPELGCGDELLKLFSSYGEVEECKPMDAEDCEKYTDVFWIKFRLVNNARFAKRKLDDFVFFGNKLQVSYAPQFESLSDTMDKLEGRRREVLARLNPRRSKETTASSSKPRITSKTNCSQHLDSNARDVELKGGSHSGNFPIRMVSSNEDYFASNSMNQTVSLVRDKLDKIQSSGENTKAGSASKKQRVDNRKRI, encoded by the exons ATGCCTCGTTACAAGGACGAATCCCCTGCAGTTCGGGTCTACACTGTTTGTGATGAATCCAG ATATTTGATTGTGAGGAACGTTCCAGAACTAGGTTGTGGGGATGAGTtgctgaaattgttttcttcctATGGAGAAGTCGAGGA GTGTAAGCCAATGGATGCAGAGGACTGTGAGAAATACACTGATGTATTTTGGATCAAATTCCGCCTTGTCAACAATGCCAG GTTTGCAAAAAGAAAATTGGacgattttgttttctttgggaATAAACTGCAGGTTTCTTATGCTCCCCAATTTGAGAGCCTGTCTGACACAATGGATAAGTTAGAGGGAAGAAGAAGGGAGGTTTTAGCACGATTGAACC CTAGAAGATCTAAAGAGACCACAGCCTCAAGCTCTAAGCCCCGGATTACATCAAAGACCAATTGCTCACAACATTTAGATTCTAATGCAAG GGATGTAGAGCTCAAAGGAGGTTCACACAGTGGTAATTTTCCAATAAGAATGGTTTCCTCTAATGAG GATTATTTTGCTTCAAATTCCATGAATCAAACAGTGAGTCTTGTGCGGGATAAGCTTGATAAG ATTCAATCAAGTGGTGAGAATACAAAAGCTGGATCTGCATCAAAGAAACAACGAGTTGATAATAGGAAGAGAATTTAA
- the LOC112998590 gene encoding uncharacterized protein, with amino-acid sequence MEKRSGNTQYVMERSISDHCSIVLKVTNYDWGPKPFRALDCWFMEHGFKEKVAWMWNSYEVQGRGAYVLKEKIKLLKKDLKQWNKESFGNLQKQSKDLVAKINLLDLKGENGSLLQEEMDSRRFYVGEYWKIARRNESLLPQKSRSRWIKEGDGNTKFFRGVINWKRRKNNIKGISIKGRWEEEPRLVKKEVLEFYQKIFYQEAWMKP; translated from the coding sequence ATGGAGAAACGGTCGGGAAACACTCAATATGTCATGGAAAGAAGTATATCGGATCATTGCTCTATAGTCTTGAAAGTAACAAACTATGATTGGGGTCCCAAACCCTTTAGGGCCCTTGATTGTTGGTTCATGGAACACGGCTTCAAAGAAAAGGTAGCGTGGATGTGGAATTCATATGAAGTACAAGGGAGAGGGGCTTATGTACTCAAAGAGAAGATCAAGCTACTAAAAAAAGACCTTAAACAGTGGAACAAGGAAAGCTTTGGGAACCTTCAAAAACAATCTAAGGACCTAGTGGCAAAGATAAATCTCTTAGACTTGAAGGGTGAAAATGGAAGCTTATTGCAAGAAGAGATGGATAGCAGAAGATTTTATGTAGGTGAGTATTGGAAAATTGCAAGGAGAAATGAATCCCTTCTACCTCAAAAATCAAGAAGTAGGTGGATAAAGGAAGGTGATGGTAATACAAAGTTTTTTCGTGGTGTCATAAATTGGAAGAGAAGGAAGAACAACATCAAAGGGATTTCCATCAAAGGAAGATGGGAGGAGGAACCAAGACTTGTGAAGAAAGAGGTGTTggaattttatcaaaaaatattctATCAAGAAGCATGGATGAAACCATGA
- the LOC100805079 gene encoding uncharacterized protein isoform X1 — MANLVPGVLLKLMQHMNTDVKVAGEHRSSLLQVVSIVPALAGGELFPNQGFYLKVSDSLHATYVSLPDEHDDLILSDKIQLGQFVFVDRLEAASPVPILHGVRPVPGRHPCVGTPEDIVATTHSLGFLSNGKANKKSPCSGPLDLERSKSPRKVLSNHHVGEKEKKEKVRLNNEDQLDKKAMLFAKSKSQTTKAAAANVADAKKEPLARWKSLNSRTIPSSPTSCYSLPTSFEKFANGVKQQANIKGVDRLTAKVGVVEIGKGVRGTSPTGKRISVGNPIRNLVQGIELGAKALRKSWEGNMEVKKKDTSKLRAAKCDPKPEVRGSTPRRSTSSEKFPSKEESKMQPQTKSSKEEHKTQTSIKRVIVSGTMEEQEKPSKQRVPVGKKLSEASNNGFPGNLVKVSPNSRKVTDASVPWASLPSSIAKLGREVMKQRDAAQMAATEAIQEAAAAESLLQCLSVYAELSNSAKEQNPQPAVEEFLTLHASLNSARMIADLLSKSNPDDSSSDNERSITEEALKLKLDRQRRANSWVQAALSTNLSSFSIYNREPLSSKLSVSTNSQNQKNILGSKPMLVMENSSEDSSKSHGKTRQTANSKTPHKTGDMLANGHKQLVQSPPEWVRGNGLDEVVDLADMLQLRSRDWFLVFVERFLDPDGDTSLSNNGQIAGMLTQLKSVNDWLDEIGSSKNEGEPCQIPAETIDRLRKKIYEYLLTHVESAAAALTGGSQSSPRIQTAEIKAKK; from the exons ATGGCAAATCTTGTTCCTGGGGTGCTTCTCAAACTTATGCAGCACATGAACACAGACGTGAAAGTAGCTGGTGAGCACAGGTCCTCTTTGCTGCAAGTTGTGAGCATTGTTCCAGCACTTGCAGGGGGTGAGTTGTTCCCAAATCAAGGATTTTATCTCAAGGTTTCTGATTCCTTGCATGCCACCTATGTCTCTCTCCCTGATGAACATGATGATCTCATCCTCAGTGACAAGATTCAACTGGGGCAGTTTGTTTTCGTGGATCGTTTGGAGGCAGCTTCACCAGTTCCTATTCTTCATGGGGTTAGGCCTGTTCCTGGGAGACACCCTTGTGTTGGAACCCCTGAGGACATTGTTGCAACAACTCACTCACTTGGGTTCCTTAGTAACGGCAAGGCTAACAAGAAAAGTCCTTGTTCTGGACCCTTGGACTTAGAGAGGTCCAAGTCTCCGAGGAAAGTGTTGAGCAATCACCATGTTggggagaaggagaagaaggagaaagtgAGATTGAATAATGAAGATCAATTAGACAAGAAAGCAATGCTGTTTGCTAAGAGTAAATCTCAGACAACAAAAGCAGCAGCAGCTAATGTTGCTGATGCGAAGAAGGAACCGTTGGCGAGATGGAAGTCATTGAATTCAAGGACCATTCCTTCTTCCCCCACTAGTTGCTATTCCTTGCCTACTTCTTTTGAGAAATTTGCCAATGGGGTCAAGCAGCAGGCAAATATCAAGGGAGTGGACAGGCTAACTGCTAAGGTGGGAGTGGTGGAGATAGGAAAGGGTGTCCGTGGAACTAGTCCAACCGGGAAGAGAATTTCCGTGGGAAACCCGATCAGAAATTTGGTTCAGGGAATTGAGCTTGGAGCTAAGGCGCTGCGTAAGAGCTGGGAAGGGAATATGGAAGTCAAGAAGAAAGATACATCCAAATTAAGGGCCGCCAAGTGTGATCCTAAGCCAGAGGTTCGTGGCTCA ACTCCTAGGAGAAGTACTTCAAGTGAAAAGTTTCCCTCTAAAGAAGAGAGCAAGATGCAACCGCAGACAAAGTCCTCCAAGGAAGAGCACAAGACTCAAACATCTATAAAGAGAGTTATTGTCAGTGGAACAATGGAGGAACAAGAAAAACCAAGTAAGCAAAGAGTTCCTGTTGGAAAGAAATTGTCAGAAGCTTCTAACAATGGATTCCCTGGAAACTTGGTCAAAGTTTCTCCAAATAGTAGAAAAGTGACAGATGCAAGTGTTCCATGGGCTTCACTCCCGTCATCTATTGCAAAGCTTGGGAGG GAAGTGATGAAGCAAAGAGATGCCGCACAGATGGCTGCAACTGAGGCTATACAAGAGGCTGCTGCTGCTGAGAGTTTGCTGCAATGTCTAAG TGTATACGCAGAGCTTAGTAATTCTGCTAAGGAACAAAACCCGCAGCCTGCAGTAGAGGAGTTCCTAACTCTTCATGCTAGCCTAAATAGTGCACGGATGATTGCTGACTTGCTATCTAAATCCAATCCAGATGATTCTTCTTCAGATAATGAAAGAAGCATAACAGAAGAGGCACTAAAACTCAAACTAGATAGACAAAGGCGTGCAAATTCTTGGGTCCAGGCTGCTTTATCCACCAATCTATCATCCTTTTCTATTTATAACCGCGAACCTCTATCATCCAAGCTTTCAGTTTCAACCAATTCTCAAAACCAAAAGAATATCCTGGGAAGTAAACCAATGCTAGTCATGGAaaattcaagtgaagattcatCAAAATCTCATGGAAAAACCCGTCAGACGGCTAATTCCAAAACTCCTCACAAAACAGGTGATATGCTAGCAAATGGACACAAGCAACTAGTCCAATCACCGCCAGAGTGGGTTAGAGGAAATGGCCTTGATGAGGTGGTTGATTTGGCTGACATGCTGCAACTGCGGTCACGAGATTGGTTTTTGGTGTTTGTTGAGAGATTCTTGGACCCTGATGGGGACACTAGCTTGTCAAATAATGGTCAAATAGCAGGTATGCTCACTCAACTGAAAAGTGTGAATGATTGGCTTGATGAGATAGGATCAAGCAAGAATGAGGGAGAACCTTGCCAGATACCAGCAGAGACAATTGACAGGCTGAGGAAGAAGATATATGAATATCTTCTTACACACGTTGAATCCGCCGCCGCTGCACTCACTGGTGGATCACAATCATCACCTAGAATCCAAACAGCAGAGATCAAAGCCAAAAAGTGA
- the LOC100805079 gene encoding uncharacterized protein isoform X2, whose amino-acid sequence MANLVPGVLLKLMQHMNTDVKVAGEHRSSLLQVVSIVPALAGGELFPNQGFYLKVSDSLHATYVSLPDEHDDLILSDKIQLGQFVFVDRLEAASPVPILHGVRPVPGRHPCVGTPEDIVATTHSLGFLSNGKANKKSPCSGPLDLERSKSPRKVLSNHHVGEKEKKEKVRLNNEDQLDKKAMLFAKSKSQTTKAAAANVADAKKEPLARWKSLNSRTIPSSPTSCYSLPTSFEKFANGVKQQANIKGVDRLTAKVGVVEIGKGVRGTSPTGKRISVGNPIRNLVQGIELGAKALRKSWEGNMEVKKKDTSKLRAAKCDPKPETPRRSTSSEKFPSKEESKMQPQTKSSKEEHKTQTSIKRVIVSGTMEEQEKPSKQRVPVGKKLSEASNNGFPGNLVKVSPNSRKVTDASVPWASLPSSIAKLGREVMKQRDAAQMAATEAIQEAAAAESLLQCLSVYAELSNSAKEQNPQPAVEEFLTLHASLNSARMIADLLSKSNPDDSSSDNERSITEEALKLKLDRQRRANSWVQAALSTNLSSFSIYNREPLSSKLSVSTNSQNQKNILGSKPMLVMENSSEDSSKSHGKTRQTANSKTPHKTGDMLANGHKQLVQSPPEWVRGNGLDEVVDLADMLQLRSRDWFLVFVERFLDPDGDTSLSNNGQIAGMLTQLKSVNDWLDEIGSSKNEGEPCQIPAETIDRLRKKIYEYLLTHVESAAAALTGGSQSSPRIQTAEIKAKK is encoded by the exons ATGGCAAATCTTGTTCCTGGGGTGCTTCTCAAACTTATGCAGCACATGAACACAGACGTGAAAGTAGCTGGTGAGCACAGGTCCTCTTTGCTGCAAGTTGTGAGCATTGTTCCAGCACTTGCAGGGGGTGAGTTGTTCCCAAATCAAGGATTTTATCTCAAGGTTTCTGATTCCTTGCATGCCACCTATGTCTCTCTCCCTGATGAACATGATGATCTCATCCTCAGTGACAAGATTCAACTGGGGCAGTTTGTTTTCGTGGATCGTTTGGAGGCAGCTTCACCAGTTCCTATTCTTCATGGGGTTAGGCCTGTTCCTGGGAGACACCCTTGTGTTGGAACCCCTGAGGACATTGTTGCAACAACTCACTCACTTGGGTTCCTTAGTAACGGCAAGGCTAACAAGAAAAGTCCTTGTTCTGGACCCTTGGACTTAGAGAGGTCCAAGTCTCCGAGGAAAGTGTTGAGCAATCACCATGTTggggagaaggagaagaaggagaaagtgAGATTGAATAATGAAGATCAATTAGACAAGAAAGCAATGCTGTTTGCTAAGAGTAAATCTCAGACAACAAAAGCAGCAGCAGCTAATGTTGCTGATGCGAAGAAGGAACCGTTGGCGAGATGGAAGTCATTGAATTCAAGGACCATTCCTTCTTCCCCCACTAGTTGCTATTCCTTGCCTACTTCTTTTGAGAAATTTGCCAATGGGGTCAAGCAGCAGGCAAATATCAAGGGAGTGGACAGGCTAACTGCTAAGGTGGGAGTGGTGGAGATAGGAAAGGGTGTCCGTGGAACTAGTCCAACCGGGAAGAGAATTTCCGTGGGAAACCCGATCAGAAATTTGGTTCAGGGAATTGAGCTTGGAGCTAAGGCGCTGCGTAAGAGCTGGGAAGGGAATATGGAAGTCAAGAAGAAAGATACATCCAAATTAAGGGCCGCCAAGTGTGATCCTAAGCCAGAG ACTCCTAGGAGAAGTACTTCAAGTGAAAAGTTTCCCTCTAAAGAAGAGAGCAAGATGCAACCGCAGACAAAGTCCTCCAAGGAAGAGCACAAGACTCAAACATCTATAAAGAGAGTTATTGTCAGTGGAACAATGGAGGAACAAGAAAAACCAAGTAAGCAAAGAGTTCCTGTTGGAAAGAAATTGTCAGAAGCTTCTAACAATGGATTCCCTGGAAACTTGGTCAAAGTTTCTCCAAATAGTAGAAAAGTGACAGATGCAAGTGTTCCATGGGCTTCACTCCCGTCATCTATTGCAAAGCTTGGGAGG GAAGTGATGAAGCAAAGAGATGCCGCACAGATGGCTGCAACTGAGGCTATACAAGAGGCTGCTGCTGCTGAGAGTTTGCTGCAATGTCTAAG TGTATACGCAGAGCTTAGTAATTCTGCTAAGGAACAAAACCCGCAGCCTGCAGTAGAGGAGTTCCTAACTCTTCATGCTAGCCTAAATAGTGCACGGATGATTGCTGACTTGCTATCTAAATCCAATCCAGATGATTCTTCTTCAGATAATGAAAGAAGCATAACAGAAGAGGCACTAAAACTCAAACTAGATAGACAAAGGCGTGCAAATTCTTGGGTCCAGGCTGCTTTATCCACCAATCTATCATCCTTTTCTATTTATAACCGCGAACCTCTATCATCCAAGCTTTCAGTTTCAACCAATTCTCAAAACCAAAAGAATATCCTGGGAAGTAAACCAATGCTAGTCATGGAaaattcaagtgaagattcatCAAAATCTCATGGAAAAACCCGTCAGACGGCTAATTCCAAAACTCCTCACAAAACAGGTGATATGCTAGCAAATGGACACAAGCAACTAGTCCAATCACCGCCAGAGTGGGTTAGAGGAAATGGCCTTGATGAGGTGGTTGATTTGGCTGACATGCTGCAACTGCGGTCACGAGATTGGTTTTTGGTGTTTGTTGAGAGATTCTTGGACCCTGATGGGGACACTAGCTTGTCAAATAATGGTCAAATAGCAGGTATGCTCACTCAACTGAAAAGTGTGAATGATTGGCTTGATGAGATAGGATCAAGCAAGAATGAGGGAGAACCTTGCCAGATACCAGCAGAGACAATTGACAGGCTGAGGAAGAAGATATATGAATATCTTCTTACACACGTTGAATCCGCCGCCGCTGCACTCACTGGTGGATCACAATCATCACCTAGAATCCAAACAGCAGAGATCAAAGCCAAAAAGTGA